A window of Rufibacter sp. LB8 contains these coding sequences:
- a CDS encoding bifunctional 5,10-methylenetetrahydrofolate dehydrogenase/5,10-methenyltetrahydrofolate cyclohydrolase: protein MTLLDGKKTSEDIQSEIAAEVAQLKANGQRAPHLAAILVGQDGGSMTYVNNKVLACERVGFGSTLLHYNEDITEQELLDKIEEINQNPEIDGLIVQLPLPKHINSDKVLEVLDYKKDVDGFHPVNVGRMVAGLPAYLPATPYGIMQLLERYHIDTKGKHCVVVGRSNIVGTPISILMSKCTLPGECTVTICHRNTVDLPSHTRQADILIVAVGRPGLITADMVKEGAVVIDVGTTRVPDASRARGWRLRGDVDFDSVAPKCSYITPVPGGVGPLTISMLLKNTLRAAKKEVYS, encoded by the coding sequence ATGACCCTTTTAGACGGAAAGAAAACCTCTGAAGACATTCAATCTGAAATTGCCGCCGAGGTGGCCCAACTCAAAGCCAACGGCCAGCGCGCCCCGCACTTAGCCGCCATTCTGGTGGGGCAAGACGGCGGTTCCATGACCTACGTGAACAACAAAGTGCTGGCCTGCGAGCGCGTGGGCTTCGGGTCTACCTTGCTGCATTATAACGAGGACATCACCGAACAGGAACTGCTGGACAAGATTGAGGAGATCAACCAAAACCCCGAGATTGACGGCCTCATTGTACAATTGCCGCTGCCCAAACACATCAACTCAGACAAGGTTTTAGAGGTGCTGGACTATAAAAAAGACGTAGACGGCTTTCACCCCGTGAACGTGGGGCGCATGGTGGCGGGCTTGCCGGCCTATTTACCGGCTACGCCGTACGGCATCATGCAGCTGTTGGAGCGCTATCACATTGACACCAAAGGCAAGCACTGCGTGGTGGTAGGCCGAAGCAATATTGTGGGCACGCCCATCAGCATTCTCATGAGCAAATGCACCCTTCCCGGTGAATGCACCGTGACCATCTGCCACCGCAACACCGTGGACCTTCCCAGCCATACCCGCCAGGCCGACATTCTGATTGTAGCCGTCGGAAGACCGGGCCTCATCACCGCCGACATGGTGAAGGAAGGCGCCGTGGTCATTGACGTGGGCACCACCCGCGTGCCAGACGCCAGCCGTGCCCGCGGCTGGAGACTGCGCGGCGATGTGGATTTTGACAGCGTGGCGCCCAAGTGCAGCTACATTACCCCGGTTCCGGGCGGCGTTGGCCCTTTGACCATTTCCATGCTTTTGAAAAATACCCTTAGAGCCGCCAAGAAAGAAGTGTATTCCTAG
- the thrC gene encoding threonine synthase, which yields MNFYSTNGSAAAVLSFKEAVLKGLPEDQGLFFPEEIPVLPQTFFEALPHLLLPQIAVQVLKPFVQPDISAEQLTRICEEVFTFPIPLVEVQPGLHALELFHGPTCAFKDVGARFMSRCLQLFADPSQPVTVLVATSGDTGSAVANGFLGLENIDVVVLYPQGGVSHIQEMQFTTLGQNISAVAVDGTFDDCQRLVKQAFSDQELNQVRNLSSANSINVARWLPQMIYYFHAYGQWKLKYPAATELTVAVPSGNFGNLAAGLLARQMGLPISTFIAATNQNHVVPQYLETGHYQPAPSVATIANAMDVGAPNNFPRIQHLFQHELEALQKVVKGFWADDATIKKIIKDVHENQGYLLDPHGAIGYLSLVENADYGPAHGIFLETAHPAKFKATMEEILEQEIQLPEQLKVFEGRQKQVTLLPNDYQELALLLRQQHKEGTL from the coding sequence ATGAACTTTTATAGCACCAACGGCTCCGCCGCTGCCGTCCTGAGTTTTAAAGAAGCGGTCTTGAAAGGTCTCCCCGAGGACCAAGGACTGTTTTTTCCGGAAGAAATTCCCGTGTTGCCCCAGACTTTTTTTGAAGCCCTCCCCCACTTACTGCTTCCGCAGATTGCCGTGCAGGTGCTCAAACCCTTTGTGCAGCCAGATATTTCTGCGGAGCAACTGACCCGCATCTGTGAAGAAGTTTTCACGTTCCCCATTCCATTGGTGGAAGTACAGCCGGGCCTGCACGCGCTGGAATTGTTTCATGGGCCAACCTGCGCATTCAAAGACGTGGGCGCGCGATTCATGTCACGATGCCTGCAACTGTTCGCGGATCCCAGTCAGCCGGTCACGGTGCTGGTGGCCACATCAGGAGATACGGGCAGCGCGGTGGCCAACGGCTTTCTGGGTCTGGAGAACATAGACGTGGTAGTCCTATATCCGCAGGGCGGCGTGAGCCACATCCAGGAAATGCAGTTCACTACGCTGGGTCAGAACATTAGCGCCGTGGCCGTGGATGGCACGTTTGACGATTGCCAGCGCCTGGTGAAACAAGCCTTCTCAGACCAGGAACTAAACCAGGTGAGAAACCTTTCCTCGGCCAACTCCATCAACGTGGCGCGCTGGTTGCCGCAGATGATCTATTATTTTCACGCCTACGGGCAATGGAAACTAAAATATCCGGCAGCAACAGAACTCACGGTGGCGGTGCCCAGCGGGAACTTCGGGAATTTGGCTGCGGGGCTTTTGGCGAGGCAAATGGGCCTGCCCATCTCCACGTTCATAGCGGCCACCAACCAAAACCACGTGGTTCCTCAGTATTTAGAGACCGGCCACTATCAACCTGCGCCGTCGGTGGCTACCATTGCCAATGCCATGGATGTGGGCGCGCCCAACAATTTCCCGCGCATTCAGCATTTGTTTCAGCATGAGTTAGAAGCCCTGCAAAAAGTAGTGAAAGGGTTTTGGGCCGATGATGCCACCATCAAAAAAATCATCAAAGACGTGCACGAAAACCAGGGCTACCTTTTAGACCCGCATGGTGCTATTGGTTACCTGAGCTTGGTGGAAAACGCAGATTACGGACCAGCCCACGGCATTTTTCTGGAGACAGCGCACCCCGCCAAGTTTAAGGCCACCATGGAAGAAATTCTGGAGCAAGAGATTCAGTTGCCAGAGCAATTGAAAGTGTTTGAGGGCAGGCAGAAACAAGTCACCCTCCTCCCGAACGACTACCAGGAACTAGCGCTTCTGCTACGGCAGCAGCACAAAGAAGGCACCTTGTAA
- a CDS encoding homoserine kinase → MNHPEFIKVFAPATVANVCCGFDVLGFALEAPGDEVWARKSETPGITITAVAGAQGLTANPQENVIGVVAQKMLEALDLSIGLELQLHKGMPVGSGLGSSAASSAATAFAVNEVLGKPFSTQDLVIFAMEGERKASGSAHADNVAPSLLGGFVLVRSYEPLDVVPLGVPVDLYCTVLYPQIELKTSLARSILRQEIPLKKGIKQWGNLAGLMAGLLLKDYALIGRSLHDEIFEPERSVLIPLFKEVKAAALAAGALGCGISGSGPSIFALSATKEQAEAARKAMETVYLGSGIETKSYVSKVPPQGVRLVKSPALQPVTHELL, encoded by the coding sequence ATGAACCACCCTGAATTTATAAAAGTATTTGCCCCGGCCACCGTAGCCAACGTCTGTTGCGGCTTTGATGTGCTGGGCTTTGCCCTGGAAGCCCCCGGCGACGAGGTTTGGGCCCGAAAATCAGAAACACCGGGCATCACCATTACTGCAGTGGCCGGCGCCCAGGGTTTAACCGCCAACCCCCAGGAAAACGTGATTGGCGTGGTGGCCCAGAAAATGCTGGAAGCCCTTGATTTGTCTATTGGCCTGGAATTGCAACTGCACAAGGGCATGCCCGTAGGCAGCGGATTGGGCAGCAGCGCCGCCTCCTCGGCGGCAACGGCCTTTGCAGTGAATGAAGTGCTGGGCAAACCGTTTTCCACCCAGGACCTGGTAATTTTTGCCATGGAAGGCGAACGAAAAGCCTCCGGCTCCGCGCACGCCGACAACGTGGCCCCGTCTCTGTTGGGCGGGTTTGTGCTGGTTCGGTCGTATGAGCCGCTGGATGTGGTGCCGTTGGGCGTGCCAGTGGACTTGTATTGCACGGTACTCTATCCGCAGATTGAACTTAAAACCTCTCTGGCCCGAAGTATTTTACGCCAGGAAATTCCGCTCAAGAAAGGCATCAAGCAATGGGGCAACCTGGCCGGGCTCATGGCCGGGCTCCTGCTGAAAGACTACGCCCTCATAGGTAGAAGCCTGCACGACGAAATCTTTGAACCGGAGCGCAGCGTGCTCATACCATTGTTCAAAGAAGTGAAAGCCGCCGCCTTGGCCGCCGGGGCCTTGGGTTGTGGCATTTCCGGGTCTGGGCCCAGTATTTTTGCCTTATCTGCTACCAAGGAGCAAGCCGAAGCCGCGCGGAAGGCCATGGAAACCGTGTACCTGGGCAGCGGCATTGAAACCAAATCCTATGTCTCCAAGGTGCCTCCGCAAGGAGTTCGCCTGGTAAAATCACCAGCTTTACAACCTGTCACGCATGAACTTTTATAG
- a CDS encoding cytochrome c, translating into MFQKKLKVAAWLLNTAVLSVTAVVGFLAFQLVTDKDSLTGEIEPWCATVEQPFYDIVYQEEVIHNVTGRALFQNNCTQCHSLSTEVIVGPGLAGVMERHSKEWVYAFVLSSSEMIEKKDSAAVAVFNTFAQQQMPSFALARPELDSLFDYINAQPRAIPAVAVDYHE; encoded by the coding sequence ATGTTCCAGAAAAAGCTGAAAGTTGCTGCCTGGCTATTGAACACTGCTGTTCTTTCAGTTACTGCAGTTGTTGGGTTTCTGGCTTTTCAACTTGTGACAGATAAAGATTCTTTAACTGGTGAAATTGAACCGTGGTGTGCAACTGTAGAGCAACCTTTCTATGACATTGTCTACCAAGAGGAGGTAATCCATAATGTAACAGGCAGGGCTTTGTTTCAGAATAACTGCACGCAATGCCATTCTTTAAGTACCGAGGTAATTGTTGGGCCGGGGTTGGCGGGCGTGATGGAGCGGCACTCTAAAGAATGGGTGTACGCCTTCGTGCTGAGTTCCTCAGAAATGATTGAGAAGAAAGACTCCGCGGCCGTAGCTGTTTTCAATACATTTGCCCAGCAACAAATGCCGTCTTTTGCCTTGGCAAGACCAGAGTTAGATTCTTTGTTTGATTATATTAATGCCCAACCCAGGGCAATACCTGCTGTGGCTGTTGATTACCATGAATAA
- a CDS encoding aspartate kinase, which produces MLVLKFGGTSVANPAAIRQLISILQDKGTSKPKVVVVSAMSKVTDLLISLYQKAAVQDPTYLELLLQLEQKHLQAIVELVPMSQQIDIMGRVKMIFRELEDVCRGIYLLDELSDSTKARVMAYGERLSSAIVSVAFQHHGLPNTLVDSRDYIVTDATFLNAKVNLKKTYQNMQVLPKADLLVAPGFIARSSEGKTTVLGRGGSDFTASLFAAGLQADLLEIWSDVDGMYTTDPRKAAAAFSIEELSYEEAMELAYFGAKVLYPPTIAPLVAAKIPLVLKNTFNPGHKGTLISHAPVPTSQVVKGISCIDQIAVLTLSGSGMVGVPGVAMRMFKALALESINIYFITQSSSEQSITVGLAEAEGQKAVQAVNQEFADDIAQELVNPISLEVPMSIVALVGNGMIQQPGIAGKAFSLLGEHKINIRAIAQGATERIISVVLRTEDAHKAVNLLHNRFFLTVPQKPEPALT; this is translated from the coding sequence ATGTTGGTTTTAAAATTTGGGGGCACCTCTGTGGCCAACCCAGCCGCCATCCGTCAACTGATCTCCATCTTGCAGGACAAAGGCACCTCCAAGCCCAAAGTGGTGGTGGTCTCCGCCATGTCCAAAGTCACCGACCTCTTGATTAGCCTGTACCAGAAAGCGGCCGTGCAAGACCCTACCTACCTGGAACTACTGCTGCAACTAGAGCAAAAACACCTGCAGGCCATTGTAGAGTTGGTGCCCATGAGCCAGCAGATAGACATCATGGGCCGCGTAAAAATGATTTTCAGGGAATTGGAAGATGTCTGCCGCGGAATATATCTGCTGGACGAACTTAGCGACAGCACCAAGGCGCGGGTCATGGCCTACGGCGAGCGCTTGTCCTCGGCTATTGTCTCGGTGGCCTTTCAGCACCACGGCTTGCCCAACACGCTGGTAGACAGCCGCGACTACATTGTCACAGACGCCACTTTCCTAAACGCCAAGGTAAACCTTAAAAAAACATACCAGAACATGCAGGTCTTGCCCAAGGCTGATTTGCTGGTGGCGCCCGGGTTCATTGCCAGATCTTCTGAAGGTAAAACCACCGTGCTGGGCCGGGGCGGCTCTGATTTCACGGCCTCCTTGTTTGCCGCCGGCCTGCAGGCCGACTTGCTGGAGATCTGGTCAGACGTAGACGGCATGTACACCACAGATCCGCGCAAAGCCGCCGCTGCTTTCTCCATTGAGGAACTGAGCTATGAAGAAGCCATGGAACTGGCCTATTTTGGCGCTAAGGTCTTATACCCGCCCACCATTGCGCCCTTGGTGGCCGCCAAGATTCCGTTGGTCCTCAAAAACACCTTCAATCCGGGCCACAAAGGCACGCTGATTTCCCATGCACCGGTGCCAACCAGCCAAGTGGTGAAAGGCATTTCCTGCATAGACCAGATAGCGGTGCTCACACTCAGCGGCAGCGGCATGGTGGGCGTGCCCGGCGTGGCCATGCGCATGTTCAAAGCCCTGGCTCTGGAAAGCATCAACATCTATTTCATCACGCAATCTTCTTCAGAGCAGAGCATTACTGTGGGCTTGGCAGAGGCCGAAGGCCAAAAAGCGGTCCAGGCAGTCAATCAAGAATTTGCAGACGACATTGCGCAGGAATTGGTGAACCCCATCAGTCTGGAAGTGCCCATGAGCATTGTAGCCCTGGTAGGCAACGGCATGATTCAGCAGCCCGGCATTGCCGGCAAGGCGTTTTCACTTTTGGGCGAACATAAAATCAACATCAGAGCCATTGCCCAGGGCGCCACCGAACGCATCATATCGGTGGTGCTGCGCACCGAAGATGCCCATAAAGCCGTCAATCTGTTACATAACCGCTTTTTTCTGACCGTTCCCCAAAAACCTGAGCCTGCGCTGACCTAA
- a CDS encoding carbonic anhydrase, whose amino-acid sequence MATYQEIFENNRQWIAQKTATNADFFQQLAKDQNPDYLYIGCSDSRVTAEEMMGLGPGEVFVHRNVANLVNNVDLNVMSVLNYAIKHLKVKHIIVCGHYNCGGVKAAMQPKDLGILNPWLRNIRDVYRHHKAELDAITDEEKRYERLVELNVVEQCTNIIKTAAMQVSYQQNGYPEVHGWVFDLHTGHIVDLEIDFKNILQEIKAIYNLTDN is encoded by the coding sequence ATGGCCACCTACCAGGAAATCTTTGAGAACAACCGCCAGTGGATTGCCCAGAAAACCGCTACCAACGCCGATTTCTTCCAGCAGCTGGCCAAAGACCAAAACCCCGACTATCTCTACATTGGCTGTTCAGACAGCCGCGTGACCGCCGAGGAAATGATGGGCCTGGGCCCCGGCGAAGTCTTTGTACACCGCAACGTGGCCAACCTGGTGAACAACGTGGACCTTAACGTGATGTCGGTGCTGAATTATGCCATTAAACACCTCAAGGTGAAGCACATCATTGTCTGCGGCCATTACAACTGCGGCGGCGTGAAGGCGGCCATGCAACCCAAAGACCTGGGCATTCTCAACCCGTGGCTGCGCAACATCAGAGACGTGTACCGCCATCACAAAGCCGAACTAGACGCAATCACCGATGAGGAGAAGCGCTACGAACGCCTGGTGGAACTGAACGTGGTGGAGCAATGCACCAACATCATCAAAACCGCCGCCATGCAGGTAAGTTACCAACAAAACGGCTACCCAGAAGTCCACGGTTGGGTTTTCGATCTGCACACCGGCCACATTGTGGACCTGGAAATAGACTTCAAAAACATACTCCAGGAAATCAAAGCCATCTACAACCTGACGGATAATTAA